One window of the Fuerstiella sp. genome contains the following:
- a CDS encoding amidohydrolase family protein, with translation MTRSSHLRSLARQAAEDWNAPASDEQTIDVAWWYPPNRPPVRNVRIRYCGGQPVDHSSVPADEIDRILPVAVIPALLNAHTHLEFSTLHEPIGPAVPFPDWVWSVIRWRIEHSTAASDGIRTGLTECHRHAVTAIGEITTSDHAVELLRDPSVEVVSFRELIGLLPDQIPDRIATMNDHLNQLSNPTKSGSVQAGVSPHAPYSVNPELFEAAVDTCASHSAPLAMHLAETTDELELLDTGTGRFVEFLRQMDLWDPDILPRGSTVMRYLEKLAELPRALAVHCNYLTDTEIAFLGQHPQIAVVYCPRTHHYFGHAPHPWQQIQAAGGTVILGTDGRSSNPDLSIWKEIQFLASRTKDVSAADLLPMVTTRSANALGLTDHCSSNPPFTATVIRLPADQQHQQDSVLSPQSQSMARLMSEENRVKLQLCEAVDQNSGN, from the coding sequence ATGACTCGATCGTCTCATCTCCGCAGTCTTGCCCGGCAAGCAGCTGAAGACTGGAATGCCCCTGCATCCGATGAACAAACCATCGATGTTGCCTGGTGGTACCCGCCGAATCGGCCACCGGTCCGAAATGTCCGCATCAGATACTGCGGTGGACAACCTGTCGACCATTCATCGGTGCCAGCCGATGAGATCGACCGGATCCTTCCGGTGGCCGTGATCCCCGCTCTGCTGAATGCACACACACACCTGGAATTCTCAACCCTGCACGAACCAATCGGCCCGGCAGTCCCGTTTCCGGATTGGGTCTGGTCGGTGATACGCTGGAGGATTGAACACAGTACCGCTGCCAGTGACGGCATTCGCACGGGCCTCACCGAATGCCACCGTCATGCGGTCACCGCCATTGGCGAAATCACCACGTCCGACCACGCCGTCGAACTGCTGCGTGACCCGTCCGTGGAAGTGGTGAGTTTTCGGGAACTGATTGGCCTGCTGCCGGACCAGATCCCGGACCGAATTGCCACAATGAATGACCATCTCAATCAACTGAGTAATCCCACCAAGTCAGGTTCGGTCCAGGCGGGTGTAAGTCCGCATGCCCCGTACAGTGTCAACCCGGAGCTGTTCGAAGCTGCTGTGGATACCTGTGCCTCTCATTCCGCACCGCTTGCCATGCACCTGGCAGAAACCACCGACGAACTGGAATTGCTCGATACGGGTACCGGACGATTCGTCGAATTTCTCAGACAAATGGATTTGTGGGATCCTGATATACTGCCCCGCGGCAGCACCGTGATGCGTTACCTGGAAAAGCTGGCAGAACTGCCTCGCGCCCTGGCCGTCCACTGCAATTATCTGACCGACACAGAAATTGCGTTTCTGGGTCAGCATCCTCAGATCGCGGTCGTTTACTGCCCGCGCACTCACCACTATTTTGGTCATGCCCCTCACCCGTGGCAGCAGATTCAGGCGGCCGGCGGGACAGTCATCCTGGGAACCGACGGACGCAGCTCAAATCCGGACCTGTCAATCTGGAAAGAAATTCAATTCCTGGCATCGCGCACCAAAGATGTATCAGCAGCCGACCTCCTGCCGATGGTGACAACTCGATCAGCCAACGCACTGGGATTGACAGATCATTGCAGTTCAAACCCACCGTTCACGGCAACCGTCATCCGTCTGCCGGCAGACCAGCAGCACCAGCAGGACTCCGTCTTGTCACCTCAATCGCAAAGCATGGCCCGATTAATGAGTGAAGAAAACAGGGTCAAGCTTCAGTTGTGCGAGGCTGTCGATCAGAATAGCGGAAACTGA
- the mraY gene encoding phospho-N-acetylmuramoyl-pentapeptide-transferase, which produces MFLWFVQSFSPLLKELESRTTGDSHVYLTARTAAASFSAFLLALVLGPVAIRLLKTRFRERVHSDSERLDELQADKNDTPTMGGVFVMAAVLFSSLIWADLSSRYVLTGIFVLVSLTGLGALDDWTKLTTTLKGLTVRQKLTGQLFVAAVAVVLIWLEQRHQTLGTSLVWPLGNAAIALGPWFIGWGILVLVGTSNAVNLTDGLDGLATGCTIFAGSAFVALTYLCGHRVMADYLMIPYISGAGELTIILGAMVGAMLGFLWFNCYPAQVFMGDAGSLPIGGLLALSALIIRQEALLVIVGGIFVLETLSVIFQVGWFHLTGRRLILCSPLHNHFLFRGDHEIKIVTRFWIGSALLAIVGIASLKLH; this is translated from the coding sequence ATGTTTCTGTGGTTTGTGCAGTCGTTCAGCCCCCTGCTGAAGGAACTGGAATCCCGCACGACGGGTGATTCCCATGTCTATCTGACTGCGCGCACGGCAGCTGCCAGCTTCTCGGCGTTTCTACTGGCTCTGGTCCTGGGACCGGTCGCCATCCGGCTGCTAAAAACACGGTTTCGAGAGCGGGTTCACAGCGACTCCGAACGGCTGGATGAACTGCAGGCCGACAAGAATGACACTCCCACAATGGGGGGCGTCTTCGTAATGGCCGCCGTCCTTTTCTCGTCACTCATCTGGGCCGATCTGTCAAGTCGCTATGTGCTGACCGGCATTTTTGTTCTGGTGTCTTTGACGGGACTGGGAGCACTCGACGACTGGACCAAACTGACCACAACACTCAAAGGTCTCACCGTCCGCCAAAAACTCACGGGTCAGCTGTTCGTGGCAGCGGTGGCGGTGGTGCTGATCTGGCTGGAACAAAGACATCAAACACTTGGCACCTCACTGGTCTGGCCGCTGGGAAATGCGGCAATCGCTCTGGGACCGTGGTTCATCGGATGGGGAATTTTGGTACTGGTTGGTACCTCCAATGCCGTGAATCTCACCGATGGACTCGATGGACTCGCCACCGGCTGCACCATCTTTGCCGGATCGGCGTTTGTCGCACTCACCTATCTGTGCGGTCATCGAGTCATGGCCGACTATTTGATGATTCCGTACATCAGCGGGGCCGGAGAACTCACCATCATCCTGGGTGCCATGGTGGGCGCCATGCTGGGGTTTCTGTGGTTCAACTGTTATCCGGCACAGGTGTTCATGGGCGATGCAGGATCATTGCCCATCGGTGGTTTGCTGGCACTGTCGGCTCTCATTATTCGTCAGGAAGCATTACTGGTGATCGTGGGAGGAATATTCGTGCTGGAAACGCTGAGTGTGATTTTTCAGGTCGGTTGGTTTCATCTCACCGGACGCCGGCTGATACTCTGCAGTCCGTTACACAATCACTTCCTGTTTCGTGGTGACCACGAAATCAAGATCGTGACTCGCTTCTGGATTGGATCGGCATTGCTGGCAATCGTGGGAATCGCCAGCCTCAAACTGCACTGA
- a CDS encoding PQQ-like beta-propeller repeat protein yields MKLKNHLSAVLTLTIILQTAVADNWGSWRGPTSNGISTETNLPINWSRDINVAWRLALPGPAGATPAVWDDQVFVTSIDGESLLLICVGTDGQEQWRREVGRGNKDARGDEGNSASPSPISDGNFVWCCMATGDLACFTTKGKLVWKLDLQDRYGKFDIAFGMSATPVLHEDRLFLQMIHGDGNPDTQEAVVAAIDANSGDHLWQVDRVTGASQENEHSYASPMLYDFGGLTYLITHGADYTVAYSPDDGSEVWRLGGLNPRDDPQRPYHPTLRFVASTGAADGIIVCPTAKNGPVYAIRADGSGDLAGNQDNILWVRNRNTPDVPSPLIHGDTVYLCRENGILLALDRQTGEEIYMKRTHDNRHRASPLYADGHLYLTARDGKITVVKAGRKFEIAAQNEIGEDMSASPVIANGTIYLRTFEALWAIRR; encoded by the coding sequence ATGAAACTCAAGAACCACCTGAGTGCAGTCCTGACGCTGACAATCATTCTTCAAACGGCCGTGGCAGATAACTGGGGATCGTGGCGTGGTCCCACCAGCAACGGCATTTCCACGGAAACCAATCTTCCGATCAACTGGTCGCGGGACATCAACGTTGCCTGGCGGTTAGCGCTGCCGGGACCGGCCGGTGCCACACCAGCCGTATGGGATGATCAGGTTTTTGTGACCTCGATTGATGGTGAAAGTCTGTTGCTGATCTGTGTGGGTACAGACGGTCAGGAGCAGTGGCGTCGTGAAGTTGGCCGAGGAAACAAAGACGCCCGCGGAGACGAAGGCAACTCAGCGTCGCCATCACCAATCAGCGACGGAAACTTCGTCTGGTGCTGTATGGCTACCGGCGATTTGGCCTGTTTTACCACCAAAGGAAAACTCGTCTGGAAACTGGACCTCCAGGACCGATACGGCAAATTCGATATCGCTTTCGGAATGTCGGCAACCCCGGTGCTTCATGAGGACCGACTGTTTCTGCAGATGATTCATGGCGACGGAAATCCTGACACACAGGAAGCCGTGGTAGCCGCGATCGATGCGAACAGCGGAGATCACCTGTGGCAGGTGGACCGGGTCACCGGCGCCTCCCAGGAAAATGAACACTCTTATGCCTCCCCCATGCTGTACGACTTCGGAGGTTTGACCTATCTGATCACGCACGGAGCCGACTACACCGTGGCGTATTCTCCGGACGACGGAAGCGAAGTCTGGCGACTGGGTGGTCTTAATCCGCGTGATGATCCTCAACGTCCCTATCACCCGACACTTCGATTCGTCGCCTCAACCGGAGCTGCCGACGGAATCATCGTGTGTCCGACAGCCAAAAATGGCCCGGTCTATGCAATCCGGGCAGATGGAAGCGGTGATCTGGCCGGGAATCAGGACAACATTCTCTGGGTCCGGAACAGAAACACCCCGGATGTCCCTTCGCCACTGATTCACGGGGACACCGTTTACCTTTGCCGCGAAAACGGAATCCTGCTGGCCCTCGACCGTCAAACGGGCGAAGAAATCTACATGAAGCGAACCCACGACAACCGTCACCGCGCCTCTCCTCTGTACGCCGACGGACATCTTTATCTGACAGCCCGCGACGGAAAAATCACTGTCGTCAAAGCCGGAAGAAAATTCGAAATCGCAGCTCAGAACGAAATCGGCGAAGACATGTCCGCTTCTCCTGTCATCGCCAACGGAACGATTTATCTGCGTACGTTTGAGGCTCTGTGGGCCATCCGTCGTTAA
- a CDS encoding RluA family pseudouridine synthase: MPPVELQFKIKAEQPGKILAELRQHMPGKSWKEVRRLLRARLIAINGVLCIDEGRTLTSGETIQVCGQPLTPPATDDDVTVRYVDHQLVIAEKPSGMTTLRRPAELNWSVSRRRAQPTLDESVARLIARHAAHRTGQRLRQKLPRLLSVHRIDRDTSGLVVFARNEQAQQQIISQFAEHQAVRKYLCIIPGTVTDQTVTSQLIRNRGDGLRGSTSDMSIGQQAVTHIRTLRKLGQHSELECTLETGRTNQIRIHLAELAHPVCGDIKYRGPMNAPLEDSSGSPRLALHASVLRIRHPKTSRILDFHTSWPPDMQRFLNRLHVAGQ, translated from the coding sequence GTGCCACCCGTTGAACTGCAGTTCAAAATTAAAGCGGAACAACCGGGAAAAATCCTGGCTGAATTACGTCAGCACATGCCGGGAAAATCATGGAAAGAAGTGCGCCGTCTGCTGCGGGCGCGACTGATCGCAATCAATGGAGTCCTGTGTATCGATGAAGGTCGCACACTGACATCTGGTGAAACGATTCAGGTCTGCGGTCAGCCACTGACACCACCGGCCACCGATGACGATGTCACGGTACGGTATGTCGATCACCAACTGGTGATTGCAGAGAAACCGTCCGGGATGACCACGCTGCGCCGTCCTGCCGAGCTCAACTGGTCTGTGTCACGTCGTCGAGCACAACCAACGCTGGATGAATCGGTCGCTCGACTGATTGCCAGACACGCTGCTCACCGGACCGGACAGCGATTGCGTCAAAAGCTGCCGCGACTGTTGTCGGTCCACCGAATCGATCGGGATACCAGTGGTCTGGTCGTGTTTGCCCGAAACGAGCAGGCCCAGCAGCAGATTATCAGTCAATTCGCTGAACATCAGGCCGTCCGCAAGTACCTGTGCATCATTCCCGGAACCGTGACCGACCAAACCGTGACCTCACAGCTCATCCGGAATCGAGGCGACGGGCTTCGAGGCAGCACTTCCGACATGTCGATCGGCCAACAGGCAGTGACCCACATTCGAACCTTAAGAAAACTGGGCCAACACAGTGAACTGGAATGTACGCTGGAAACAGGACGAACGAATCAAATCCGAATTCATCTGGCGGAACTGGCACATCCGGTCTGCGGCGACATCAAATATCGCGGCCCAATGAATGCTCCGCTGGAAGACAGCAGTGGCTCACCACGACTGGCGCTGCACGCCTCTGTCCTGCGAATCAGACATCCGAAAACCAGTCGGATCCTCGACTTTCACACGTCCTGGCCCCCGGACATGCAACGGTTCCTGAACAGACTCCATGTGGCCGGGCAATAG